In the Burkholderia contaminans genome, CACGCAGGCGTCGAAGCTCAGCAGCTGGTTCCAGCGGAATTCGACCGGCTTTGCGACGCCGTACTCCTGATGCTCGATGTCCGGCAGCTTCAGCGCGGTCGGCGGCGTGGCCGTGCCGTTGCCGGTGAACGACTCGCGGGTGGCCGCGAAGCGCTCCTGGCGCGGGTGGAAGGCCAGGTGCAGGAGGCCCGCGATCGCATGCTTCATCGGGCCGCCCTTCGCGGCGCCCACCGTCATCGTGAATGCGCCGACACCGATCAGCACCGCGCAGAGCACCGCGAACGCGCCCGACATTGCGCCGGTCGGCACCAGCATGAACAGCACGAGGCCGAGCGCGAACGAGCCGAGCAGCCAGGGCAGCGTATTCCACGGGCCGCGCGACAGGCGGGCCGGCACGTCCCTGGCCGCGCGGCGGCGCCACACGAACACCGCGCCGACCAGCATCGCGAGCGCCGCGAGGAAGATCAGCTTGTCGAGCCACGGCGAGTAGATCGCGAGGCCGTAGTTGATGAACACCAGCGCGAGCGCGCCGATCGCGCCGCCGGCGGTTGCGACATGCGTCTTCGCGATATACGGATCACGGGCGACCACGTGGTGCAGGTCGACGAAGTAGCGCTTCGGGATCGCGAACAGGTTCGAAACGCCGAACGAGCCGGGCGCGGTGGCCCGGCCCAGACGCCAGTATGACGAGCGCTTCGCGACCGCGAACGCGAGCCCCGCCACCGACAGCCACAACAGGGCGGTAATGAGGAAGGACGGGTTCATCGTTTAGAAATCCTTCACGAGACGCAGCGAGTCGTAGATCGCACCGTGGACGTTGTGCATCGAGATGCAGTCGCCGACACGGAACAGCAGGAAACGGCCGTTGCCGAGTTCTTCCGACAGGCACGGCTGCGGCTCGGCCGCGAACAGCGTGTGCGGATCGATCTGGCCGCGGTTCACCGATTCCGGCTTGAGCTTCCAGTACAGCTCGTCGTTCGGCGACGAACCGTTCTCGATCACCACCTGGTCGACCGCGCGCTCTTCGAGCTCTTCCGTGTACTCGTTGCGCAGCACGGCGATCAGCTTGCCGTCCTCTTCATAGACGCGATCGAGCATCGTGTTCGGCGTCGGGATCACGCCGAATGCGTACAGGCGGCGATAGAAGATCGGGAACGTCGTGCCGCCGCAATCGTCGGCGACCTTCACGTCCGGCGTGACGACCTCGACCTTCGAGCCGCGGCTCGCCATGAAGTCGGCCACGCCGGCGCCCGCATGCGTGCTCACGCCGTCGAACAGCAGCACGTTCTGCTTCGGCTCGACCTTGCCGGTCAGGATGTCCCACGAGCTGACGGCGAGGCCCTCGGCCACGCCCCAGCCCGGCACCTGCCACGTGAAGCTCGACCCGCCCGTCGCGAGCACGACGATGTCCGGCTTCTCGGCCATGATCATCTTCTCGTCGGCGGCCACGCCCAGGCGCCGGTCGACGCCCAGGCGCTTCGTTTCCATGTCGAACCAGCGGATGATCCCCGACATCTGTTCGCGCTGCGGCGCCTTCGCGGCGATCATCACCTGCCCGCCCACTTCGGCATTCTTCTCGAACAGCACCACGTCATGGCCGCGCAGCTTCGCGACGCGCGCCGCCTCGAGCCCTGCGGGGCCCGCGCCGACCACCACGACCTTGCGCTTCGGGCCGCGCGACTTCTCGATGATGTGCGGCATCGTCGCTTCGCGCGACGTCGCCGCGTTCTGGATGCACAGCACGTCGAGGCCGTTGTACTGGCGGTCGATGCAGTAGTTCGCGCCGACGCACTGCTTGATTTCGTCCTCGCGGCCGTCGCGGATCTTGATCACCATGTGCGGATCGGCGATCTGCGCGCGCGTCATGCCGACCAGGTCGATCATGCCGGTCGCGAGCAGGCGTTCGGCCTGGCCCGCATCGCGGATGCTCTGCGCGTGCATCACCGGAATCTTCACGACCGACTTGATGCCGGCCGCGAGGTGCACGAACGGCTCCGGCGGCAGCGCCATCGGCGGCATGCAGTTGGCGATCGTGTTGTGCGTGTCGCCGCCCGAGCCGACCACGCTCAGGTAGTCGATCAGGCCCGTCTCGGACATCGCCTGCGCGATTTCCTTCAGCGCTTCGTGATCGAGGCCGTCCTCGTGGAATTCGTCGCCGCACATGCGCAGGCCGACGCAGAAATCCTTGCCCACCGCCTCGCGCACGGCCGTCAGCACTTCGATGCCGAAGCGCAGGCGGTTTTCCAGGCTGCCGCCCCATTCGTCGGTGCGGTGGTTCGAACGCTTGCTCCAGAACTGGTCGATCAGGTGCTGGTGAGCGGCCGAGATTTCGATGCCGTCCATGCCGGCCGCCTTCACGCGCTTCGCGGCGGCCGCGAAATCGCCGATGATGCGGCGGATTTCCTCGATCTCGATGATCTTCGCGTTGCCGCGGTGCACGGGTTCGCGCACGCCCGACGGCGACATCAGGTGCGGCCAGTGCTCGCCGTGGAACGACGAGCGGCGGCCCATGTGCGTCGCCTGGATCATGATCTTCGCGCCGTGCTTGTGCATCGTGTCGGCGAGGCGCGTGAGCGGATCGATGATCTTGTCGGTCGACAGGTTCACCGATTTCCACCAGCCCTGCGGGCTGTCGATCGACACCGGGCTCGACCCGCCGCAGATCGCGAGGCCCACACCGCCCTTCGCCTTTTCTTCGTAGTAGCGGATATAGCGGTCGCCCGGCAGGCCGCCCGGCTCGGCATACACCTCCGCATGCGCGGTGCTGACGATCCGGTTGCGCAGCGTCAGCTGGTTCAGCTGCATGGGTTTGAACAGGTGGGGATAACGCATCGCTGGCGACCTCTGGCGTTCGAATGTCTCGTGTTGCGGGTGTTGTTGTGTTGCTGTGCCGTTACGTCAGCGCATCAGTGCGCGATCGGCGACACTTCGAAGACGCAGTGGTCGTGATGCTCGGCCGCGCACTGCACTTCCTTCGAAAACGCGCGCGGCGCGCCCTTGCCTTCCGGCGTCGTGTCGTTGACCCAGTCCATCGCGCCGGCGAACCAGCCCGCGAACATGTAGCAGAGCTTGCCTTCCTTGCCAGGCTGCTGGAGCACGAACGACGAGTGGCGCAGCTCGATCTTCGCGCGTGCGCTGGCCGGATCCGCCTCGATGATCGAGAACAGGCCCCAGCCGCGTTGCGACAGGCGCTTCAGGTAGTGCTCGAACACCGCCATGCCGGTGATGCCGTGCTGCTTCGCTTCCTTGTCGCACCAGTGGTAGGCGGACTTGTAGCCGGCCTTGTACAGGATCTCGGCATACGCTTCGACGCCGAGCGCTTCCTCGACGGCGACGTGGTTGTTCGTGAAGAAGTGGCGCGGCACGTACAGCATCGGCAGCGCGTCGGTGGTCCAGACGCCGGTATCGGGATCGACGTTGATCGGCAGTTGCGGTTGCATCGTGTGACTCCGTGAGGAAATTGGCCGCGCGGCTCGGTGCGCAGGCGCGATATCGTCCGCGCGCCCGTGCGGCTTGCACGGGCACGTCCCGATTTTTTTAATGTTGAATCGCTGTCGGCGGTTCGGCGTTCGCGGCGCTTATGCGCCCCACACGTCCTTGAACACGCGCACCCAGTTCTCGCCCATGATCTTGCGGATACGCGACTCCTTCCAGCCGTGGCGTTCCATCGCGGCCGTCAGGTTCGGGAATTCGCCGATCGTGCGGATGCCGTCCGGGTTGATGATCTTGCCGAAGTTCGTCAGCTGGCGATAGCGGCCCTTGTCATGCGTCAGCATGTCGAAGAATTCCTTCGCGTAATCCTGCGTGAAATCCGTGCCGATGCCGACCGCATCCTCGCCGATCAGGTTCACGACGTAGTCGATCGCCTCGATGTAGTCGTCGATGTTCGCTTCGATCCCGCGCTTGAGGAACGGCGCGAACATCGTCACGCCGACGAAACCGCCCGCATCGGCGATCTCCTTCAGCTGTTCGTCGCTCTTGTTGCGCGGGTGCTCCTTCAGGCCCGACGGCAGGCAGTGCGAATAGCACACCGGCTTCTTCGAGAACGCGATCGCTTCCGACGACGTATTGCCGCCCACGTGCGACAGGTCGACCATGATGCCGACACGGTTCATCTCGGTGATCACTTCGCGGCCGAAGTCCGACAGGCCGCCGTCGCGCTCGTAGCAGCCGGTGCCGACCAGGTTCTGCGTGTTGTAGCAGAGCTGCACGACGCGCACGCCCATGTCGGCGAACGCTTCGATGTAGCCGATGTTGTCCTCGAACGCATGCGCGTTCTGGAAGCCGAGGATCACGCCGGTCTTGTCTTCCTTCTTCGCGCGGAAAATGTCTTCCGTCGTGCGCACCAGCGTCAGCAGCTCGCTGTTGTCGCGGATCTTCTTCTTCATCACGCCGATGTTGTCGACGGTCTTGGTGAAGTTCTCCCACACCGACACCGTGCAGTTCGCGGCGGTGATGCCGCCTTTGCGCATGTCTTCGAACACCGGCTTCTCGAACTTCGAGATGTTCAGCCCGTCGATGATGATGCTGTCTTGATGCAGCGTGCTCATGTGTTGCTCCAGTATTGTCGGGTCGGTGGGATCAATAGATCGGGAAGCGTTCGCACAACGCGAAGATCTCGCGGCGCACGCGCTGTTCGGTCGCGTGGTCGCCTTCCGGATTCGCGCGCAGCGCGTCGAACACTTCCAGGATCAGGCGGCCCACCTCGCGGAATTCCGCGACGCCGAAGCCGCGCGTCGTGCCGGCCGGCGTGCCGAGGCGGATGCCCGACGTGACGGTCGGCTTCTCGGTGTCGAACGGAATGCCGTTCTTGTTGCAGGTGATGCCCGCGCGCTCCAGCGCCTGCTCGACCGGCGCGCCCTTCAGGCCCTTCGGGCGCAGGTCGACCAGCAGCAGGTGGTTGTCGGTGCCGCCCGTGACGAGATCGACGCCGCCCGCCTTCAGCACTTCGCCGAGCGCCTGCGCGTTCGCGAGCACGTTGTCGATGTAGGTCTTGAAGTCCGCGTGCAGCACTTCGCCGAACGCGACGGCCTTGCCGGCGATCACGTGCATCAGCGGGCCGCCCTGCAGGCCGGGGAACACGGCCGAGTTGATCTTCTTCGCGATCTCCTCGTCGTTGGTCAGCACGAAGCCGCCGCGCGGGCCGCGCAGCGTCTTGTGGGTGGTCGACGTGACGACGTGCGCATGCTCGACCGGGTTCGCGTGGCGGCCCGCGGCGATCACGCCGGCGATGTGCGCCATGTCGACCATCAGCTTCGCGCCCACGCCATCGGCAATCGCACGGAAGCGCGCGAAGTCGAGCGCACGCGGGTAGGCCGAGAAGCCGGCGATGATCAGGTTCGGCTTGTGCTGCTGGGCGAGTTCCTCGACCTGGTCGTAGTCGATCAGCATCGTGTCGCGGTTCACCCCGTACTGCACGGCGTTGAACCACTTGCCCGACAGCGCCGGCTTCGCGCCGTGCGTCAGGTGGCCGCCCGCGTCGAGCGACATGCCGAGCACCGTGTCGCCCGGCTTGGCCAGCGCGAGCATCACCGAGCCGTTCGCCTGCGCGCCCGAGTGCGGCTGCACGTTCGCATAGCCGGCGTTGAAGATCTGCTTCACGCGCTCGATTGCCAGCGCCTCGACTTCATCCGCGAATTCGCAGCCGCCGTAATAGCGCTTGCCGGGATAGCCTTCCGCGTACTTGTTGGTCAGCACCGAGCCCTGCGCCTCTAGCACGGCGCGCGACACGATGTTTTCCGACGCGATCAGCTCGACCTGCGACTGCTGACGCTCGAGTTCCTTCAGGATGGCGCTGCGCACCGGCGCGTCGCGCTCGGCGAGGGGCTGCGAGAAGAAAGGCTGGGTATTCGACATAGTGCGTCCGTGACGAAGAATAGGGGGCTGAAACCGAAGCTCAAGGCCCGCCCTGCCTGGGTTTCCCGCTTGTCCCGTGCAAGGCTGCCGACGGCTCTATTCTTGTCGTTCGGATTTTCGGCGGATTGATGAATTTAGACGCGTTCTTTGCCTTTTCCGCCATCCGCGTCCGTTTTGTACAAGTGACCGGTCGTGCTTTTTCGGATGACCAAGCAAACCGCCTCCCTCGGTTCACCTATGAACAGGCACGCCGGCGGTGCGACCGCCGCCCGGTCGGGGTGCAGCACGTCACGAATACGGTGCAGTGCAGCATGCCGCTTTCAGCCAGGCAACGTATGGATCTAGGGTTTAGCCGTATGGCACGCTTGTTGCGCTGGCTCACACAATATCGCAGCCCGTCCGTGCCCCCGGGCGTAAAAGCTATTAGAGATTCTAGGAACGCTCCCCATGTCGCCCGACCGCACAGCGTCGCTGTCCCACTTCGCGTTCATGCCGTTACCGAACTTCACGATGATCGCGTTCACCAATGCGATCGAGGTGCTTCGGATGGCGAACTACCTGAGCGGCCAGCCGCTGTACCGCTGGTCGGTGATCAGCCCGGATGGCGGCCCGGTCACCGCGAGCAACGGCCTGACGGTCGACACCGGCCCGGCCGAATGCGTGGGGCAGCCCGACATCGTGTTCGTGTGCGGCGGCGTCGACGTGCAGCGCGCGACCACGCCCGCCCATCTGTCGACACTGCGCCGCTTCGCACGCTCGGGCATCCCGCTCGGCAGCCTGTGCACGGGCACCTATGCGCTCGCGAAATCGGGGCTGCTGGCGGGCTACGCGTGCGCGATCCACTGGGAGAACATGTCGGCGCTGAAGGAAGAGTTTCCGGACACGCGCTTCCTGAAGGAACTGTTCGTGATCGACCGCGACCGCATCACGTGCACGGGCGGCGTCGCGCCGCTCGACATGATGCTGAACCTGATCGCCGCGCGCGTGGGCACCGCGCGCGTCACGCAGATCGCCGAGCAGTTCATCGTCGAGCACGTGCGCGACACGAGCGCGCAGCAGCGCATGCCGCTCGTCGCGCGCCTCGGCTCCGCGAACAAGTCGCTGTTCGAAGTGATCTCGCTGATGGAGAACAACATCGAGGAGCCGCTGTCACGCGAGGAGCTCGCGCGGCTCGCGAACATGTCGCAGCGGCAGCTGCAGCGCCTGTTCCGCGAACACCTCGGCATGACGCCGACGCACTACTACCTGACGCTGCGGCTGCGTCGCGCACGCGAACTGCTGCTGCAGACCGACATGTCGATCATGCACATCACGATGGCGTGCGGCTTCCAGTCAGCGTGCCATTTCAGCAAGAGCTATCGCGACGCGTTCGGCGTCGCGCCGACCCGCGAGCGCCGCAAGCAGGTCGCCCCGCTTGCGCAGGGTGCGGCGAGCGCCATTCCCGCCTTCCCGGCGCATCTGCTGCACGCATGAGATTCGCGTCGATCGACGCGTGAAAAAAAAGCGACCTCGAAGGTCGCTTTTTCTTTGCGGTTACGATCCCCACACCTGCATTTCGTCGAGCGAATACCCCCACTGCGTCGCGCGCTTCGTGCCATACATACGCACATAGCGGCCATGCCCGTTCAGGTTCGGCAGCGTCACATGCCCATACGACACGCCGTTGTTCGTCGAGTAGATCGTCGTCCAGTTCACATTGTCGTTCGACGTCTGGATCTGGTACACGAGGGCGCCCGCATCCCAGTAGAGATCGACGCTGCTGATCGTCTTCGTCGCGCCGAGATCCACGGAGATCCATTGCGGATCGACGCCCGCACCTTCCGGCGAATCCCAGCGCGTGCTCGTGGTGTTGCCGTCGAACGCCTTGTCGGGCGTGAGCGATGCGTTGTAGCTCGCCGATGCGGCAGCCGGACGCCCCTGCGACAGCAGCGTCGGCTGCGCGGCGGCCGGGCCGCCGTAGTAGCTCGACCCGAGCTTGGCCTTCGTCGTGTCGGCGTTCACGCCGAACTGCGACAGGCTCCAGCGCTGGCCGGTCGTCACGTCACCGACGTAGAGCTGGTAGCCGCCCGCCGTCGTCGACGAGAAGAACACGTAGTTGGTGCCGCTCACCGGCGCCGGATCCGAGTTGTTGCTCACGCAGTCGTTGATCGGCAACGCGTTCGGCGTCGACGCCGGGTCCGCCGTCTTCGTGTAGATCTGGTCGGCCTGGCCGCTGTCTTTCCAGCGTGCGTAGAACACCATGCCGTCCGCGCGCACGATCGGGTAGTACGTTTGCAGCCCGGCCGGCGCATCGAACACCGCCGTCGCGCCGGTCGCGAGCGTGCGCTTCATCAGCCCCATGTTCGCGCCCGTACCGGTCGCGTAGTACACGGCGCTCGCATCGGGCGCGAGGAACGGCATCGAG is a window encoding:
- a CDS encoding serine hydroxymethyltransferase, which produces MSNTQPFFSQPLAERDAPVRSAILKELERQQSQVELIASENIVSRAVLEAQGSVLTNKYAEGYPGKRYYGGCEFADEVEALAIERVKQIFNAGYANVQPHSGAQANGSVMLALAKPGDTVLGMSLDAGGHLTHGAKPALSGKWFNAVQYGVNRDTMLIDYDQVEELAQQHKPNLIIAGFSAYPRALDFARFRAIADGVGAKLMVDMAHIAGVIAAGRHANPVEHAHVVTSTTHKTLRGPRGGFVLTNDEEIAKKINSAVFPGLQGGPLMHVIAGKAVAFGEVLHADFKTYIDNVLANAQALGEVLKAGGVDLVTGGTDNHLLLVDLRPKGLKGAPVEQALERAGITCNKNGIPFDTEKPTVTSGIRLGTPAGTTRGFGVAEFREVGRLILEVFDALRANPEGDHATEQRVRREIFALCERFPIY
- a CDS encoding GlxA family transcriptional regulator, whose amino-acid sequence is MSPDRTASLSHFAFMPLPNFTMIAFTNAIEVLRMANYLSGQPLYRWSVISPDGGPVTASNGLTVDTGPAECVGQPDIVFVCGGVDVQRATTPAHLSTLRRFARSGIPLGSLCTGTYALAKSGLLAGYACAIHWENMSALKEEFPDTRFLKELFVIDRDRITCTGGVAPLDMMLNLIAARVGTARVTQIAEQFIVEHVRDTSAQQRMPLVARLGSANKSLFEVISLMENNIEEPLSREELARLANMSQRQLQRLFREHLGMTPTHYYLTLRLRRARELLLQTDMSIMHITMACGFQSACHFSKSYRDAFGVAPTRERRKQVAPLAQGAASAIPAFPAHLLHA
- a CDS encoding DUF5943 domain-containing protein yields the protein MQPQLPINVDPDTGVWTTDALPMLYVPRHFFTNNHVAVEEALGVEAYAEILYKAGYKSAYHWCDKEAKQHGITGMAVFEHYLKRLSQRGWGLFSIIEADPASARAKIELRHSSFVLQQPGKEGKLCYMFAGWFAGAMDWVNDTTPEGKGAPRAFSKEVQCAAEHHDHCVFEVSPIAH
- a CDS encoding dipeptidase, producing the protein MSTLHQDSIIIDGLNISKFEKPVFEDMRKGGITAANCTVSVWENFTKTVDNIGVMKKKIRDNSELLTLVRTTEDIFRAKKEDKTGVILGFQNAHAFEDNIGYIEAFADMGVRVVQLCYNTQNLVGTGCYERDGGLSDFGREVITEMNRVGIMVDLSHVGGNTSSEAIAFSKKPVCYSHCLPSGLKEHPRNKSDEQLKEIADAGGFVGVTMFAPFLKRGIEANIDDYIEAIDYVVNLIGEDAVGIGTDFTQDYAKEFFDMLTHDKGRYRQLTNFGKIINPDGIRTIGEFPNLTAAMERHGWKESRIRKIMGENWVRVFKDVWGA
- a CDS encoding discoidin domain-containing protein encodes the protein MKSNTLVAGLAAGLALNLLGGAAHAACISNPPAQSSATFPAALTGKLVYHSYVKYGDGTSQLFLYDFSAHTLTQLSKSTWGITDPMNGVFSPDGKWLAFMGISNGAWNVFMLQLGAGTPPVNLTNSTGATRNEDPKFSTDGKTLVFKQNGDVKQATLSYTSAGPVFTSVVSLTNAPSGAEYSMPFLAPDASAVYYATGTGANMGLMKRTLATGATAVFDAPAGLQTYYPIVRADGMVFYARWKDSGQADQIYTKTADPASTPNALPINDCVSNNSDPAPVSGTNYVFFSSTTAGGYQLYVGDVTTGQRWSLSQFGVNADTTKAKLGSSYYGGPAAAQPTLLSQGRPAAASASYNASLTPDKAFDGNTTSTRWDSPEGAGVDPQWISVDLGATKTISSVDLYWDAGALVYQIQTSNDNVNWTTIYSTNNGVSYGHVTLPNLNGHGRYVRMYGTKRATQWGYSLDEMQVWGS
- a CDS encoding NADH:flavin oxidoreductase, which translates into the protein MRYPHLFKPMQLNQLTLRNRIVSTAHAEVYAEPGGLPGDRYIRYYEEKAKGGVGLAICGGSSPVSIDSPQGWWKSVNLSTDKIIDPLTRLADTMHKHGAKIMIQATHMGRRSSFHGEHWPHLMSPSGVREPVHRGNAKIIEIEEIRRIIGDFAAAAKRVKAAGMDGIEISAAHQHLIDQFWSKRSNHRTDEWGGSLENRLRFGIEVLTAVREAVGKDFCVGLRMCGDEFHEDGLDHEALKEIAQAMSETGLIDYLSVVGSGGDTHNTIANCMPPMALPPEPFVHLAAGIKSVVKIPVMHAQSIRDAGQAERLLATGMIDLVGMTRAQIADPHMVIKIRDGREDEIKQCVGANYCIDRQYNGLDVLCIQNAATSREATMPHIIEKSRGPKRKVVVVGAGPAGLEAARVAKLRGHDVVLFEKNAEVGGQVMIAAKAPQREQMSGIIRWFDMETKRLGVDRRLGVAADEKMIMAEKPDIVVLATGGSSFTWQVPGWGVAEGLAVSSWDILTGKVEPKQNVLLFDGVSTHAGAGVADFMASRGSKVEVVTPDVKVADDCGGTTFPIFYRRLYAFGVIPTPNTMLDRVYEEDGKLIAVLRNEYTEELEERAVDQVVIENGSSPNDELYWKLKPESVNRGQIDPHTLFAAEPQPCLSEELGNGRFLLFRVGDCISMHNVHGAIYDSLRLVKDF